In Nicotiana tabacum cultivar K326 chromosome 21, ASM71507v2, whole genome shotgun sequence, one DNA window encodes the following:
- the LOC107791241 gene encoding protein trichome birefringence-like 14 produces the protein MKGGLKVSQISLILIGFVCATVLLLAYVKSLFLSSPVLPQNHVLQLSPDLKVKDEEALGEGSGLGQSEESVNLESEKYSTYTNSSPVIKVTEELISHDEEALGEGSGSGKVEESVNSESEKYSTYTNSSPVIKVTKELITREEIRGPNFTKKGDLKDVSDKKTGSMEQQTAVSTPVSSGGEHSENLTTTLKRQGCNFAKGRWVVDDSPPLYSGLDCKQWLSSMWACRLTQRTDFEYEKLRWRPKDCQMDEFTGVKFLKRMQNKTLAFIGDSLGRQQFQSLMCMITGGKDRPNVLDVGHEYGLVQSRGSARPDGWAYRFPDTKTTILYYWSASLCDLTPINPSDPATDYAMHLDRPPAFLSHFLPRLDVVVLNTGHHWNRGKLKANRWVMYVNGFPNTNRKIATIGGAKNFTIHSIVNWVNSQLQKHPRLKAFYRSISPRHFFNGEWNTGGTCDNTTPLSEGKEVLQDESSDPDAAAAVRGTAVKLLDVTALSQLRDEGHISRYSIKATPGVQDCLHWCLPGVPDTWNELLFAQL, from the exons ATGAAGGGAGGTTTGAAGGTTTCGCAGATCTCTCTCATCCTTATTGGATTCGTATGTGCTACTGTTCTTCTTTTGGCATATGTGAAAAGCCTATTCCTTTCTTCTCCAGTACTACCTCAGAATCATGTGCTCCAGCTTTCTCCAG ATCTTAAAGTGAAAGATGAAGAAGCTTTGGGAGAAGGAAGTGGTTTGGGGCAATCAGAAGAAAGTGTAAACTTGGAATCCGAGAAATATTCTACTTATACAAACTCTTCACCAGTGATTAAGGTGACTGAAGAATTGATTTCTCATGATGAAGAAGCTTTGGGAGAAGGAAGCGGATCAGGGAAAGTAGAAGAAAGTGTTAACTCTGAATCTGAAAAGTATTCTACTTATACAAACTCTTCACCAGTGATTAAGGTGACTAAAGAATTGATTACTCGTGAAGAAATAAGAG GTCCCAACTTTACTAAAAAGGGAGATCTAAAAGATGTTTCAGACAAGAAAACTGGTTCAATGGAGCAGCAAACTGCCGTTTCCACTCCTGTGAGTTCTGGGGGTGAACATAGTGAAAATTTGACAACCACCCTGAAAAGACAAG GTTGTAACTTTGCTAAAGGCAGATGGGTTGTAGATGATAGCCCACCTTTATATTCTGGACTTGACTGCAAGCAATGGTTGTCATCTATGTGGGCTTGCCGTTTGACACAACGTACAGATTTTGAATACGAGAAGTTACGTTGGCGACCAAAAGATTGTCAGATGGACGAGTTTACAGGAGTTAAATTTCTAAAAAG GATGCAAAACAAGACTCTGGCTTTTATTGGGGATTCACTCGGTAGACAGCAATTTCAATCACTTATGTGTATGATTACTGGTGGAAAAGATAGACCCAATGTTCTAGATGTGGGGCATGAGTATGGTCTTGTCCAATCTCGTGGTTCTGCTCGACCTGATGGATGGGCTTATCGATTTCCAGACACCAAAACAACTATTCTTTACTATTGGTCTGCTAGTCTCTGTGACTTGACACCCATAAATCCATCCGACCCTGCTACTGATTACGCCATGCACTTGGACCGTCCACCAGCatttttgagtcattttcttccaaGGCTTGATGTTGTTGTCTTAAACACAGGACACCATTGGAATAGAGGAAAGCTTAAAGCCAACCGTTGGGTTATGTACGTCAATGGTTTTCCTAACACGAACAGGAAAATTGCAACTATTGGTGGTGCCAAGAATTTTACAATTCACAGTATAGTCAATTGGGTGAATTCACAGCTGCAAAAACACCCTCGTTTAAAAGCATTTTATCGGTCTATATCGCCGAGACATTTCTTTAATGGAGAATGGAACACTGGTGGGACCTGTGATAACACTACTCCACTTTCCGAGGGGAAGGAAGTTCTACAAGATGAATCAAGTGACCCTGATGCAGCAGCAGCTGTAAGAGGAACAGCTGTTAAGCTTTTGGATGTCACTGCTTTATCCCAGCTGAGAGACGAGGGTCATATATCTCGATACAGCATCAAAGCAACACCTGGAGTCCAGGATTGTTTGCATTGGTGCTTACCTGGTGTTCCAGATACATGGAATGAACTTCTTTTTGCTCAACTTTAA
- the LOC107824016 gene encoding proteasome subunit alpha type-6-like, protein MSRGSGGGYDRHITIFSPEGRLFQVEYAFKAVKAAGITSIGVRGKDSVCVVTQKKVPDKLLDQTSVSHLFPITKYLGLLATGMTADARTLVQQARNEAAEFRFKYGYEMPVDVLSKWIADKSQVYTQHAYMRPLGVVAMILGIDEEKGPQLFKCDPAGHFFGHKATSAGSKEQEAINFLEKKMKNDPAFTYEETVQTAISALQSVLQEDFKASEIEVGVVKKEDPVFRVLTTEEIDEHLTAISERD, encoded by the exons ATGAGTCGAGGAAGTGGAGGCGGCTACGATCGTCACATTACGATCTTCTCTCCCGAAGGTCGTCTCTTTCAAGTCG AATATGCATTTAAGGCAGTGAAGGCAGCCGGGATCACCTCTATTGGCGTCCGTGGAAAGGACTCCGTTTGTGTTGTTACTCAGAAGAAAGTTCCT GACAAGCTATTGGATCAGACCAGTGTATCCCACCTGTTCCCAATTACCAAGTATCTTGGACTATTGGCTACTGGCATGACAG CGGATGCAAGAACCTTGGTTCAACAAGCTCGAAATGAAGCTGCTGAGTTTCGTTTTAAATATGGATATGAAATGCCAGTGGATGTACTGTCTAAATG GATTGCTGACAAGTCTCAGGTTTACACACAGCATGCCTATATGAGACCCCTTGGAGTAG TTGCTATGATTTTGGGCATTGATGAGGAGAAAGGACCCCAGCTCTTCAAGTGTGACCCTGCTGGTCATTTTTTTGGTCATAAG GCTACAAGTGCTGGATCTAAAGAGCAAGAGGCAATTAACTTTTtggagaagaaaatgaaaaatgacccTGCTTTCACCTATGAAGAAACTGTTCAG ACTGCAATTTCTGCTCTTCAATCTGTCCTGCAAGAGGATTTTAAGGCCAGTGAAATTGAG GTTGGTGTTGTGAAGAAAGAAGATCCCGTCTTCAGAGTGTTAACTACCGAGGAAATTGATGAGCACTTAACAGCCATCAGTGAGCGTGACTAA
- the LOC107824017 gene encoding protein LURP-one-related 6-like — MATTINSNMAVVSKVFCSSSEVVLVVRRRPHVVNGGGFIVTNCAQNVVFKVDGCGILGKKEELILKDSYGHDLLLIRKKGGVIEALSMQRKWRGYSKDFEGSEKLVFCLKEPKNSCFLKKMPIKISIEQKDYNDHKIFQIAGYFPDRSCSIIDSSGNVIAKVGARKEVQQVMPSNDVYTVTVKAGIDQAFVVGVIAILDYIYDGSTKC, encoded by the exons ATGGCAACCACAATCAACTCAAATATGGCTGTAGTTAGTAAGGTGTTTTGTTCATCTTCTGAGGTAGTTCTTGTAGTTCGAAGGCGTCCACATGTTGTGAATGGTGGTGGTTTTATTGTCACAAATTGTGCCCAAAATGTTGTTTTCAAAGTTGATGGATGTGGAATTCTTGGAAAAAAGGAAGAACTTATTCTCAAAGATAGTTATGGACATGATTTACTTCTTATCAGGAAAAAG GGAGGAGTAATTGAAGCATTAAGCATGCAAAGGAAATGGAGGGGTTATAGTAAAGATTTTGAAGGTTCTGAAAAGTTGGTGTTTTGCTTGAAAGAGCCCAAAAACTCTTGTTTCTTGAAGAAAATGCCAATCAAGATTTCCATTGAACAAAAGGATTACAATGATCATAAGATTTTCCAGATTGCTGGCTATTTCCCTGATAGATCTTGCAGCATTATTGACTCCTCGGGCAATGTAATTGCAAAG GTTGGAGCTAGGAAAGAGGTACAGCAAGTGATGCCAAGCAATGATGTGTATACTGTAACAGTTAAGGCAGGAATAGATCAAGCTTTTGTTGTTGGAGTTATCGCTATTCTTGATTACATATATGATGGATCTACCAAATGCTAG